One genomic region from Rattus norvegicus strain BN/NHsdMcwi chromosome 10, GRCr8, whole genome shotgun sequence encodes:
- the Lrrc37a gene encoding mucin-2-like isoform X1, whose product MTLPYVMTPLGFGFCSPSLLLTGQVLLVVTQADPIAEWVQNPVRLTSEPWVPTKLWSLHHSDQPPKPLKVHTSQAGARAFDYQGSSAPSQVFSPPQELKDSFLSFQAVDTSTEPHPESDQFTVSYQHLANQMTPPRKLQENILKPKGDQNQSPQVKSSSSLEQAADDQLFETLVPSLVSESSSVTKFRASPQNLKKDQVQHRSLAKAIVRTTKQFTKSQLQKKTVENEYRESNLNEAYSNGLPLQPQVNREEPPEPSELIEQPEYLLGAQTRDSENLHMVQESPDRLPLLPEEHEKEEPVQQHFASGKVVVLKRPDMNVPSANGNEAHHSNLANVTVKPVDLEVTLISEADKKTQQQQQAPGHLPASPEEVGPLSTQQDTLVQFSEEPDEIESSLTQQEATAPNPELSEELEPSLVRQEALGESLELPEDLETSGSQLEVPALPTKPSEEVSPPIEEEATPEPSVPRIIETPAATASHLSQDQVHHYTLPLITAKLTSKPFKEAKTSPVQKETSTRTLGSRMKAGHYGLEEQPDEPSESSGEDESPERYLESLTRTPEEEEEELEEEEEEEFSLAQQDTSSQHPSPFLEGDSSIELEQPVQPSEFPEEAPEFPFETVVEMPPIHEVRPAPNKAYYYHLPNITVRPVDLALTITSEPTQETKPSLAQQEFSVHPSEYTEEGDSFLYEQEQRVQPSELESLTQASRHHQLTISPSTHHQTHHSSSPTAIVQPSDVQVTIIQNPAAVVESPPVLREVIGKSVAVSDKGVNPSTTQHADPAVAPEPSKEVALLSNQEEAPVQSTELVQYEKPSLSQQENINENAELLEEVEPSSVQQETPTNPLVFPYEMIVQPSAHHEAAGPPLIHPQLHHPTSHGVTAKPLELFNELETSSQQVFEPSKDQQEVTSQYPTAPGNHQASSVYQEALTQPAELLEEVSSGQQVNLSPPLKHPPDVQSLPFQQELPDQPPEPPKEGFFLSPVADTLFFSPDDLEAMFRYEHSILSTTTIAHSSQAYSRAPEPSMEIESLQDQEEDVVPIPIIPTEQIEYSQTQFEYPSYTSEFPETQFSGQNSIAQKTDLHEEAYPFPTQQSVLYLPPDSMLGTEPSPAQHMSFTQLEDLSESVGPFLVLQPTPAQASEPPQEIVFSPTQQVGLYQPPESMNNIVIYTPTQQMIVPAPGQIQVEYQTASTVSFQALHLGLPVTSQYSPEADHTMEPESMPPLTYPQVIFPYPTEVTVQPLDLGPTVTLQPISEELHQTMPETTTQITELPEEVVAPIYQEGTVLTPGEDQAEYPTSPTVSFQPSDLELTISSEPTRETQQPMTAMKATVPSLENPQIQIQHSNPTEVTVQPLDLGFTLTPQLTPEELLQTMPETTTQITETSTEVVAPVYQEVTVPTTSLDQTEYPTSPTVSFQPLDLEFTISSDPTRETQQPMTTMKATVPSPENPQIQIQHSNPTEVTVQPLDLGFTLTPQLTPEELLQTMPETTTQITETSTEVVAPVYQEVTVPTTSLDQTEYPTSPTVPFQPLDLEFTISSDPTRETQQPTTTMKATVPSLENPQIQIQHSNPTEVTVQPLDLGPTITLQPISEELHQTMPETTTQITETSTEVVAPVYQEVTVPTTSLDQTEYPTSPTVPFQPLDLEFTISSDPTRETQQPTTTMKATVPSLENPQIQIQHSNPTEVTVQPLDLGFTLTPQLTPEELLQTMPETTTQITETPTEVVAPGLLYQKMTVPTPGQVQDKYSTVLQRMDLEPTIASHSTREAEHSTTPVMTTVPPPKYSPMTLPEQVLFQHSNTAGVTVQPLDLGLPITPQPNTEGELSQTTQDSTTQPIETTKGAVAQAPVYQEVTLATSSQNAVEYPTFPIITFQLLNLGLTKHLEPAREAHDFTVLKETTILPLKNPQVTLPEQVHTQHSHQSEITLLPLNPELSMSPQPTPEVELSQTVQETKAQSSDRAKEVVTPAPVYPEVTVQTPGQDKTEFPILPSVSFQPLDLELALSSEPTTSHEITVSPPQYHQMTLSEPSSIQHPNLTDVTAQPMTLEFSVIPSPNLNVETSPHIQETFPEAEPPPEEVTAKAPVFYEIPPIQDQTPHLASPKVTVQHINVERSVAPLSGVETELLTAAHSIRALPSKDYVVTLPPEDQVHAHHENPTQVTIHPSHLEFSVAPQPATMVIHSTPVQSIESPKETVAHSPVHPKMTVLAMVHGQSQHPNSEAIQSEISAATPPETTHSIVLTTPHPETIYSTVPTTMAPLSTHYEAMLPLPYEVQTQQPNPTEDTTWPSPINQQSFIMPESVTLINLFATMPEQNPSDITLEPMDHEPIITPYDGDFDTERDLLFQIKPNVSTSTDVCDFCLCENHTLLCVHLSPMQKLRQVPVPRPNTYKGTLTVLNFQGNAISYIDKNSWKAYRWVEKLILSKNHLTELHKDSFEGLLSLQVLDLSCNKIHYIERRTFESLPFLKYISLECNLLTELSFGTFQAWHGMQFLQQLILNRNPLTVVEDPFLFKLPTLKYLDLGATQVQLTTVENILMMTLELEHLILPSNMACCLCEFKVDIEVICKTIKLHCNTGCYTGWTNTTHCPTASIRNPEGTFMKVLLARKENTRAELTIEPERVHSDRNDPSSSGLMNEQLDFNDESDVISALNYILPYFSEGNLEDVVSTLLPFIKLLFSNIQNGDNPLGPFQNDTKSLTLKSVPKSPNKNKVNKLYFLENLLDAEIDDVREKEKTAMLVQPASHLDPKFKRGIFEKRWEPARAEEDSLAEIEKAERRLLSMNRAPEGTGSLRKRHFKEVRVKSLGSKQSAQTPVENSAKDRHLWRTAPRTGSPASVELQQLHLEQKPRVLVENSFPSEPLLAKDHGKELSSSLGPALVDKAPAPKSLPEFLDRRKDLSYTIFVLESANANVKRAKGSNPNLQPEERRGNLRKKKSHFQLIAKRPVAASSAVRSLVNSPAQGVLSSLGNLSYPERPFSESYTASQPSTEKPLEENQAATDNVKENILKLTVTVPAEIKSENKPREKPTTGSIVSTSSLVPTVQQTSKPQSDFTVGSDTHAPSTEAAHPSLMSPGEQFESHLNQQLRPLIPNNDVRRLISHVIRTLKMDCSDTRVQLACAKLISRTGLLMKLLSEQQDFKLSRTDWDTDQWKTETYINESTEAQGEQKGLEPSQLTKAVPGYGYNNKVILAISVTVVVTVLIIAFCLIEVYSHRAAKEGDEEKFLRSKKYYCRTEMQDGFFWIRCPLWLRDMYRPLHDTRKKNMAQDLQDKESSGEEEIFNKDVPGDVKKEALEVAKPSTEENETVGPSE is encoded by the exons ATGACCTTACCATATGTCATGACTCCATTGGGCTTCGGCTTCTGCTCCCCAAGTCTTCTCCTCACCGGACAAGTTTTGCTGGTGGTGACCCAGGCGGATCCCATTGCGGAGTGGGTCCAGAACCCAGTTCGTTTGACTTCAGAGCCCTGGGTGCCGACCAAACTCTGGTCTTTGCACCACTCTGATCAACCACCCAAACCCCTGAAAGTTCATACATCCCAAGCAGGCGCAAGGGCCTTTGATTACCAGGGCTCCTCTGCTCCCTCCCAGGTGTTCTCCCCACCTCAGGAATTGAAGGACAGTTTTCTTTCATTCCAAGCTGTGGATACCTCTACGGAGCCTCACCCAGAGTCAGATCAGTTCACTGTTTCATATCAGCACTTGGCCAACCAAATGACTCCACCCAGGAAGCTCCAGGAGAACATCTTAAAGCCAAAAGGGGATCAAAATCAGTCTCCACAAGTCAAAAGTAGTTCCAGTCTAGAGCAGGCTGCAGATGACCAGTTATTTGAAACACTTGTTCCATCACTAGTCAGTGAGAGTTCAAGCGTAACAAAGTTCAGAGCCTCACCCCAGAACTTAAAAAAAGACCAAGTTCAGCACAGGTCACTTGCTAAGGCGATTGTCAGAACTACAAAACAATTTACAAAATCTCAACTCCAAAAAAAAACTGTGGAGAATGAGTATAGGGAATCAAATCTGAATGAAGCTTATTCTAATGGCTTGCCTCTGCAACCCCAGGTAAACAGAGAGGAGCCTCCAGAGCCTTCTGAACTGATTGAACAGCCTGAATACCTGCTGGGGGCACAAACTCGAGATTCAGAGAATCTCCATATGGTCCAAGAAAGCCCGGATCGTCTCCCGCTGCTCCCTGAGGAACATGAGAAGGAAGAACCAGTTCAACAGCATTTTGCTTCTGGGAAAGTTGTAGTATTAAAGCGTCCTGACATGAATGTTCCCTCTGCAAACGGAAATGAAGCGCATCACTCCAACTTGGCAAATGTCACAGTGAAGCCTGTAGACCTGGAGGTTACACTAATATCAGAGGCAGATAAGAAaacccaacagcagcagcaggcccCGGGCCATCTTCCAGCGAGTCCTGAGGAGGTAGGACCTTTGTCAACCCAACAAGATACCCTGGTACAGTTTTCAGAGGAGCCTGATGAGATAGAAAGTTCATTAACTCAACAGGAGGCCACAGCTCCAAATCCAGAGCTCTCCGAGGAGCTGGAACCTTCATTAGTCAGACAAGAGGCCCTAGGTGAGTCTTTAGAACTCCCTGAAGACCTTGAAACATCTGGTAGCCAGCTAGAAGTTCCAGCACTACCTACAAAGCCCTCTGAAGAAGTCAGTCCTCCAATTGAGGAAGAGGCTACTCCAGAACCCTCTGTGCCAAGAATAATTGAAACTCCAGCAGCAACAGCTTCGCATCTCAGTCAGGACCAAGTTCACCACTATACTTTGCCCCTGATTACAGCCAAACTCACTTCCAAACCTTTTAAGGAGGCTAAGACGTCTCCAGTTCAGAAAGAGACTTCAACTCGGACTCTGGGTTCTCGTATGAAAGCTGGACATTATggcctagaagagcagccagatgAACCTTCGGAATCTTCTGGGGAGGATGAATCACCTGAAAGGTATCTGGAATCCCTaactcggactccagaggaagaggaggaagagttggaagaggaggaggaggaggagttttcTCTAGCCCAACAGGACACCTCATCACAACATCCAAGTCCTTTTCTGGAGGGTGACTCTTCCATTGAACTAGAGCAGCCAGTTCAACCCTCTGAATTTCCTGAGGAAGCTCCAGAGTTCCCTTTTGAGACTGTAGTTGAAATGCCACCAATTCATGAAGTCCGGCCAGCTCCAAATAAAGCATACTATTATCATTTGCCCAACATCACAGTTAGACCTGTGGATTTGGCACTTACCATAACCTCAGAGCCTACCCAGGAGACCAAGCCTTCTCTGGCCCAGCAGGAGTTCTCAGTGCATCCTTCAGAGTATACCGAAGAGGGGGATTCTTTTCTCTATGAGCAGGAACAGCGGGTTCAGCCTTCTGAGCTGGAAAGTCTAACTCAAGCCTCAAGGCATCATCAATTGACAATTTCACCCTCAACTCACCATCAAACTCACCACTCAAGCTCGCCCACTGCAATTGTTCAACCTTCAGATGTGCAGGTCACCATAATACAAAATCCTGCCGCAGTGGTGGAATCTCCCCCAGTGCTTCGTGAGGTTATAGGTAAATCAGTTGCAGTCTCGGACAAGGGTGTGAACCCTTCCACAACTCAGCACGCAGATCCAGCTGTCGCTCCAGAGCCTTCCAAAGAAGTCGCACTCTTGTCAAATCAAGAGGAGGCTCCAGTTCAATCTACAGAACTTGTTCAGTATGAGAAGCCTTCTCTAAGCCAGCAGGAGAACATAAATGAGAATGCAGAGCTCCTAGAGGAAGTTGAACCTTCTTCAGTCCAGCAGGAGACCCCAACGAATCCTCTAGTGTTCCCTTATGAGATGATAGTTCAACCGTCAGCACACCATGAGGCAGCAGGTCCTCCCCTGATTCATCCTCAACTTCACCATCCCACATCACACGGGGTCACAGCTAAGCCTCTAGAGCTGTTTAACGAGCTTGAAACTTCAAGCCAACAGGTATTTGAACCTTCAAAAGACCAGCAAGAAGTTACAAGTCAGTATCCAACGGCCCCTGGAAATCATCAAGCTTCTTCAGTTTATCAAGAGGCCCTAACCCAGCCTGCAGAGCTTCTTGAGGAAGTCTCTTCAGGTCAGCAGGTTAACTTGTCTCCACCCCTAAAGCACCCTCCAGATGTGCAGTCTTTACCATTTCAGCAAGAACTCCCAGATCAGCCTCCAGAACCACCCAAagagggtttctttctttctccagtaGCAGATACCCTGTTCTTTTCACCTGACGATTTAGAAGCAATGTTCAGATACGAGCACTCAATACTGAGTACAACCACAATTGCACACTCCAGCCAAGCATACAGCAGAGCGCCAGAGCCCTCTATGGAAATTGAATCCCTTCAGGATCAGGAGGAGGATGTTGTTCCTATACCTATAATTCCCACTGAACAAATCGAGTACTCACAAACACAATTTGAATATCCTTCCTACACATCAGAATTCCCTGAAACTCAATTTTCTGGGCAAAACTCCATAGCTCAGAAAACAGACCTCCACGAAGAGGCTTACCCTTTTCCTACTCAGCAGAGTGTCCTGTATCTACCTCCAGATTCCATGCTGGGTACAGAGCCTTCTCCAGCTCAGCACATGAGCTTCACTCAACTCGAAGACCTCTCTGAGAGCGTAGGACCCTTTCTAGTGCTACAGCCCACCCCTGCACAGGCTTCAGAACCTCCACAGGAAATAGTTTTTTCTCCAACCCAGCAAGTGGGCCTATACCAGCCTCCAGAGTCAATGAACAATATTGTAATTTACACTCCAACACAGCAAATGATAGTCCCAGCTCCAGGTCAGATTCAAGTGGAGTATCAAACAGCGTCCACTGTCTCATTTCAGGCTTTGCACCTGGGACTCCCCGTAACTTCACAGTATAGTCCAGAGGCCGACCACACTATGGAACCAGAGAGTATGCCTCCTCTAACATATCCTCAGGTGATATTTCCATACCCAACTGAAGTCACAGTTCAACCTCTGGATCTGGGACCCACCGTTACTCTACagccaatttctgaggaacttcatCAAACTATGCCAGAGACCACAACTCAGATTACAGAACTACCTGAAGAGGTTGTGGCTCCAATATATCAAGAGGGGACAGTTCTAACACCAGGTGAGGATCAAGCTGAGTATCCAACTTCACCCACTGTCTCATTTCAGCCTTCGGACCTAGAACTCACCATAAGTTCAGAGCCTACAAGAGAGACTCAGCAGCCTATGACTGCAATGAAGGCTACGGTTCCTTCTCTAGAGAATCCGCAGATCCAAATTCAACACTCAAACCCAACTGAAGTCACAGTTCAACCTCTGGATCTGGGATTTACCTTAACTCCACAGCTAACTCCTGAGGAACTTCTTCAAACTATGCCAGAGACCACAACTCAGATTACAGAAACATCTACAGAGGTTGTAGCTCCAGTATATCAAGAGGTGACAGTTCCAACTACAAGTCTGGATCAAACTGAGTATCCAACTTCACCCACTGTCTCATTTCAGCCTTTGGACCTAGAGTTCACCATAAGTTCAGACCCTACAAGAGAGACTCAGCAGCCTATGACCACAATGAAGGCTACGGTTCCTTCTCCAGAGAATCCGCAGATTCAAATTCAACACTCAAACCCAACTGAAGTCACAGTTCAACCTTTGGATCTGGGATTTACCTTAACTCCACAGCTAACTCCTGAGGAACTTCTTCAAACTATGCCAGAGACCACAACTCAGATTACAGAAACATCTACAGAGGTTGTAGCTCCAGTATATCAAGAGGTGACAGTTCCAACTACAAGTCTGGATCAAACTGAGTATCCAACTTCACCCACTGTCCCATTTCAGCCTTTGGACCTAGAGTTCACCATAAGTTCAGACCCTACAAGAGAGACTCAGCAGCCTACAACCACAATGAAGGCTACGGTTCCTTCTCTAGAGAATCCACAGATCCAAATTCAACACTCAAACCCAACTGAAGTCACAGTTCAACCTTTGGACCTGGGACCCACCATTACTCTACagccaatttctgaggaacttcatCAAACTATGCCAGAGACCACAACTCAGATTACAGAAACATCTACAGAGGTTGTAGCTCCAGTATATCAAGAGGTGACAGTTCCAACTACAAGTCTGGATCAAACTGAGTATCCAACTTCACCCACTGTCCCATTTCAGCCTTTGGACCTAGAGTTCACCATAAGTTCAGACCCTACAAGAGAGACTCAGCAGCCTACAACCACAATGAAGGCTACGGTTCCTTCTCTAGAGAATCCGCAGATTCAAATTCAACACTCAAACCCAACTGAAGTCACAGTTCAACCTTTGGATCTGGGATTTACCTTAACTCCACAGCTAACCCCTGAGGAACTTCTTCAAACTATGCCAGAGACCACAACTCAGATTACAGAAACACCTACAGAGGTTGTGGCTCCAGGCCTTCTCTATCAGAAGATGACAGTCCCAACACCAGGTCAGGTTCAAGATAAATACTCAACAGTACTTCAGCGTATGGACCTGGAACCCACAATAGCTTCGCACTCCACTAGAGAGGCTGAACATTCTACAACCCCGGTGATGACGACAGTTCCTCCCCCAAAGTACTCTCCGATGACACTTCCAGAACAGGTTCTCTTTCAGCATTCAAACACAGCAGGAGTCACAGTTCAGCCTTTGGATTTGGGACTTCCCATAACACCACAGCCTAATACTGAGGGAGAACTTTCTCAAACTACACAGGATAGCACAACTCAGCCTATAGAGACAACAAAGGGAGCTGTAGCTCAGGCCCCAGTCTATCAGGAAGTGACACTTGCAACATCTAGTCAAAATGCAGTTGAGTATCCAACTTTCCCCATCATCACATTTCAGCTTTTGAACCTGGGTCTCACCAAACATCTAGAGCCTGCCAGAGAGGCTCACGATTTTACAGTCTTGAAGGAGACTACAATTCTTCCTCTAAAGAACCCTCAGGTAACACTTCCAGAACAGGTCCACACTCAGCATTCACACCAGAGTGAAATTACACTTCTACCTCTAAATCCGGAACTCAGCATGTCTCCACAACCTACTCCTGAGGTAGAACTTTCTCAAACTGTACAGGAGACAAAAGCTCAGTCCTCAGATCGAGCTAAGGAGGTTGTCACTCCAGCACCAGTGTACCCAGAAGTGACAGTTCAAACACCAGGTCAGGATAAAACTGAGTTTCCAATACTGCCTTCTGTCTCATTTCAGCCTTTGGACCTGGAACTCGCCCTAAGTTCAGAGCCTACAACCTCACATGAAATTACAGTTTCTCCTCCACAGTACCATCAGATGACACTGTCAGAACCAAGTTCTATTCAACATCCAAATCTAACTGACGTTACAGCCCAACCTATGACTCTGGAATTTTCTGTAATTCCAAGTCCCAATCTCAATGTTGAGACTTCTCCACATATACAGGAGACATTTCCTGAAGCTGAACCACCACCAGAGGAGGTTACAGCCAAGGCTCCAGTGTTTTATGAAATACCACCAATTCAGGATCAAACTCCGCATCTGGCTTCTCCTAAAGTCACAGTTCAACATATAAATGTAGAGCGTAGTGTAGCTCCACTATCCGGTGTGGAGACTGAACTTTTGACAGCTGCGCATAGTATTAGAGCTCTTCCTTCAAAGGACTATGTGGTGACCCTTCCGCCTGAAGACCAGGTTCATGCTCACCATGAAAACCCAACTCAAGTCACCATTCATCCCTCACACCTAGAGTTTTCCGTAGCTCCACAACCAGCTACAATGGTTATACATTCTACACCAGTTCAGTCTATAGAGTCACCTAAGGAGACTGTAGCTCACTCCCCAGTACACCCCAAAATGACAGTTCTAGCAATGGTTCACGGTCAGTCTCAGCATCCAAACTCAGAGGCTATACAATCGGAAATCTCAGCAGCCACTCCTCCAGAGACTACACATTCCATAGTCCTAACAACTCCTCATCCAGAGACTATATATTCTACAGTCCCAACAACGATGGCCCCTCTTTCAACACACTATGAAGCCATGCTTCCACTGCCGTATGAGGTTCAGACTCAGCAGCCAAATCCAACTGAAGACACAACTTGGCCTTCACCCATAAACCAACAATCTTTCATAATGCCAGAGTCTGTTACACTAATAAACCTTTTTGCAACTATGCCTGAGCAAAACCCAAGTGACATCACACTTGAACCTATGGATCATGAACCTATCATAACTCCATATGATGGAGATTTCGATACAGAAAGAGATTTATTGTTTCAAATTAAACCAAATGTCTCCACGAGCACCGACGTCTGTGACTTCTGCCTGTGTGAAAATCACACGCTATTGTGTGTTCATCTCAGCCCAATGCAGAAACTCCGCCAGGTGCCTGTGCCAAGGCCCAACACCTACAAGGGCACCCTAACTGTTTT AAATTTCCAAGGAAATGCTATTTCTTACATTGACAAAAATTCCTGGAAAGCATACCGTTGGGTTGAGAAACT AATTCTCAGTAAAAATCACCTGACTGAATTGCATAAGGATTCATTCGAAGGCCTGCTGTCCCTCCAGGTTTT GGATTTATCTTGCAATAAAATACATTACATTGAAAGAAGGACATTTGAGTCATTACCTTTTTTGAAGTATAT aAGCCTTGAGTGCAATTTGCTCACTGAACTGAGCTTTGGAACATTTCAAGCATGGCATGGAATGCAGTTTTTACAGCAGCT GATCCTCAACCGTAACCCTCTGACAGTTGTCGAAGATCCTTTCCTTTTTAAGTTGCCAACGTTAAAATATCT GGACCTGGGGGCCACACAGGTGCAACTGACAACAGTTGAGAACATCCTCATGATGACTCTGGAGCTGGAACATCT GATCTTACCTAGCAACATGGCCTGCTGCCTCTGCGAATTTAAAGTTGATATTGAGGTTATCTGCAAGACAATCAAACTGCATTGTAACACTGGATGTTACACTGGATGGACAAACACCACACATTGTC CTACAGCATCTATAAGGAACCCAGAAGGAACATTCATGAAGGTGTTGCTGGCCCGGAAGGAGAATACCAGAGCCGAGCTCACTATTGAACCAGAAAGGGTCCACTCAGACAGAAATGATCCTAGCTCTTCAGGCCTCATGAATGAGCAGCTTGACTTTAACGATGAAAGTGATGTTATTAGTGCCCTCAATTACATATTACCGTATTTCTCGGAGGGGAATCTGGAAGATGTGGTGTCGACATTGCTACCATTCATTAAACTCTTGTTTTCTAATATACAGAATGGAGATAATCCACTGGGACCCTTCCAAAACGACACAAAGAGCCTTACTCTTAAATCAGTACCTAAGTCGCCTAacaaaaataaagtgaataaGCTTTATTTTCTAGAAAATCTGCTAGATGCAGAAATTGAtgatgtgagagagaaagagaaaaccgCCATGCTTGTGCAGCCGGCGAGCCATTTAGATCCCAAATTCAAACGAGGAATATTTGAAAAGAGGTGGGAACCTGCCCGGGCAGAGGAAGACAGTCTTGCAGAGATCGAGAAGGCAGAGAGACGGCTCCTCAGCATGAACAGGGCCCCCGAGGGGACAGGAAGCTTAAGGAAGAGGCACTTCAAGGAGGTGAGAGTCAAGAGCCTGGGGAGCAAGCAGAGCGCCCAGACACCTGTGGAGAACAGCGCCAAGGACAGACACCTGTGGAGAACAGCGCCAAGGACAGGCAGCCCAGCCTCAGTGGAGCTGCAGCAGCTCCATCTGGAGCAGAAGCCCAGGGTGTTAGTGGAAAATTCCTTCCCTTCAGAGCCCTTACTCGCAAAGGATCATGGGAAGGAACTCTCTTCCTCCCTAGGACCGGCCCTGGTGGACAAGGCTCCTGCTCCAAAATCGCTACCTGAGTTCCTAGACAGACGGAAAGACTTGTCTTACACCATTTTTGTTTTAGAAAGTGCAAATGCTAATGTGAAGAGAGCAAAGGGTTCTAACCCAAATTTACAACCTGAAGAGAGACGTGGAAACCTTAGGAAGAAAAAATCTCATTTCCAGTTGATTGCAAAGAGGCCGGTGGCAGCATCGTCTGCAGTGAGGAGCCTGGTAAATTCCCCTGCACAAGGGGTCTTGTCATCTTTAGGCAACCTGAGTTACCCAGAAAGGCCCTTTTCAGAATCATATACGGCTTCACAGCCTTCTACAGAAAAGCCTCTGGAAGAAAATCAGGCGGCAACAGATaatgttaaagaaaatattctcaaactAACCGTCACTGTGCCTGCAGAAATTaaatcagaaaataaacctcGTGAGAAACCTACTACAGGTTCTATTGTGTCTACATCCAGCTTAGTTCCAACCGTTCAGCAAACCAGCAAGCCACAGTCAGACTTCACTGTGGGGTCTGATACGCATGCTCCTTCCACAGAAGCTGCTCACCCATCGCTCATGTCACCAGGAGAACAGTTTGAATCCCATCTAAACCAGCAACTGCGGCCCCTCATCCCCAACAACGATGTGAGAAGGCTCATCTCCCACGTTATCAGGACTTTGAAGATGGACTGCTCTGACACTCGTGTACAACTGGCCTGTGCCAAGCTCATCTCCAGAACAGGCCTCCTGATGAAGCTTCTCAGTGAGCAGCAAGATTTCAAGTTGTCCAGGACTGACTGGGATACAGACCAGTGGAAAACCGAGACCTACATCAACGAGAGCACAGAAGCGCAAGGTGAACAGAAGGGTCTGGAACCAAGTCAG